DNA from Amycolatopsis sp. DSM 110486:
TCTGCGAACTCCGCCAGTTTCCAGGAGCTGCCGGCGTTTGGTCCGAGGTGCCGCGACAGTCACCGGGATTTCGTTCACCCCGTCCGCGGATCGACACCAGGACGGGGTGTCCCGGCGCCCGCGGGCGGGTGGGCCACGGTGAGGGCTCCGGCGATGGTCGTCGCGAGCACGCGGTGGTCGATGTCCTCGATGCGGGCGCAGGCGGTGAGGGCCATCGCGCGGTCGAGCTCCGAGGTCAGTATCTGCAGCACCCGCTCCACGCCCGCTTGCCCGCCGGCCGCGAGCCCGTACAAGTAGGGCCGGCCGATCAGCACCGCGCGGGCGCCGGTGGCCAGGGCGGCGAGCACGTCGGTGCCCCGTCGCACGCCGCCGTCCAGGAACACCTCGGCGTGGCCCGCGACTTCGGCGACGACGCCTGCGAGGGCTTCGATGGTGGCGGGCGCACGGTCGAGCTGGCGGCCGCCGTGGTTGGACACCACGATGCCGTCGGCGCCGTGGTCGAGCAGCACGCGGCAGTCGGCCGGGCGAAGCACGCCCTTGACCACGAGCGGGCCGGACCACCACGCGCGCAGGTCGGCGAGGTCCCGCGCGGTCACCGGGTAGAGGCTGCGCAGCATGTCTCGCTGCATCGCGTGCGGCGCGACCCGGCCGTGGCGCGAGCCGCGCCGCCGCAGGTGACCGCGCGCGATGTCCACCGCCCAGCTCGGGCGCGTGGCGCAGTGCAGCGCCATCCGGGGCCCGAATCGCATCGGCACGGTGAATCCGTTGCGGCGGTCCCGTTCGCGGTTGCCGAACACCGCACTGTCCACAGTGACCACCAGAGCCCGGTACCCGGCCGCCGCGACGCGGTCCAGCAGCGCGCGCACCGCGGCGCGGTCCGGCCAGAGGTAGAGCTGGTACCACCGCGGGCCAGGGGCCGCGGCGGCGACCTGCTCAAGGGTGAAGCTGCCCACCATGCCCTGGACGTAGACGGTGTCGCGGGCAGCGGCCGCACGGGCGACGGCCATCTCGGCGTCGCCGTGCAGCACCCGTGCCGCGCCGGTCGGTGCGAGCAGGATCGGCGACGCCAGCCGGTCGCCGAAGATCCGCACCGCGGTATCGCGCTCGCCGGGCATGGCCAGGGCCGAGGGCAGCAGCCGCGTGGCACGGAACGCTTCGACGTTGCGCCGCAGCGTCACCTCGTCTTCGGCGCCGCCCTCGACCAGGTCGAACACCGGGCGAGGGACCCGGCGGCGTGCGCGCTCGCGCAGTTCGGCGATGTTGCCGGCGCGGTTCACCCCTCGCCTCGCGCGTACCGTGCCAGCAGGTCGGCCGCCGCCTCGATCGCCCGCGCCTTTCCCTGCCGCGTTGCGCCCGCGATGTGCGGCGACAGGAAACACCCCGGGGCCGTCCACAGTGGATGATCCGGCGGCAGTGGCTCGGGGTCGGTGACGTCCAGCACCGCCAGCAGCCGCCCGGCGAGGACCTCGGCGGTCAGCGCCGCCGTGTCGACCACCGTGCCGCGCGCGGCGTTCACCAGCACGGCCCCGTCCGGCATCCGGGCCAGCAATCCCGCCCCCACCAGGCCCGCGGTGCCGGCGGTCGCCGGCACGAGCAGGACCACCGCGTCGGCCTCGGCCACGAGGTCGTCGAGCTCGGTCACCGGGTGCACCCCGGCACGACCGGTGCGCGCGACCACGGTGACCGATGCCCCGAGGCCGGCGAGCTTGTCGCGGGCGCAGCGGCCGATCGACCCGGCACCGACGAGCACCGCCCGGGCCCCGGCCAGCTCCGCGCTCACCGTACGGCGCCATCGCCGCTGACACTGCTCGCGCACGGCGAGCAGCAGCCCGCTGGCCAGCCCGAGCAACGCCGCGGCGACCCACTCGGCCACCGCGTTGTCGCGCGCACCGGCGGGCCGACTCAGCCGCACCCGGTCCGGCAGGTACGGCTCGAGCCACTCGGCACCGGCGATCAGCGTCTGCACGACCCGCAGCGCGGGCAGCTCGCCGAGCACGGGGAGCAGGTCGGTGCGCTGGTGCTCCAGCACGAGGAACTCGACGTCCCACAACGCCCGCACCGCTGCCGGTCCCCCGGACGAGGGGAGCGGGACGACGCAGACCCGCCCCGGCGCGGCGGCGCGCAGCGCGGGCAGTGCCTCGTCCGGTCCGGAAACCACGACCTGACTCGTCATCAGCCCAGCTCGGCCAGCCGCTTGTCGAACTTGTGCAGCTCCTCGACGCCGTCGTCCCCGATGATCACGTTGTCGCACACCCAGTGGCAGAAGCCGTCGAGCACGTAGCGCGGGTGGCAGGCGAGGTTCATACCCGCGGCCAGCACCATCGGCTCTTCGGCCCGGATCAGCGGGCGCTCGACGAGATCGGTGCCCTGGCCGTGGCAGTGCAGCCGCAGCTCCTCCGGCCGCCCGTTGTCGCACAGGAACTCGTTGTACTCCGCCCAGATGTCGGCGGGCGCTGCGCCTGGACGCAGCAGGCCGTAGCAGAACCGCTGCGCCCGCAGGCAGAACTCGTACTCCTCGGCGATCCGGTCCGGGACCCGGCCGACGACGCCGGAGCGGCCGATCTCGGTGTACATCCCGCCAGGGCCGTTCACCTCCACCATGAGGTGGAACGCATCGCCCTCGCGGATCACCCGGTGCTGGCTGTGCGGGTGCGCGATCCGGCCGGGCTCGCCGAGTGGTGTCGAGACGCACCAGTAGATGCCTTGCTCACTGCCCAGCGACTGCGCCGTGTGCTGCGCGATGGCGGCCACGTCGCTGTCGCGCATCCCCGGTGCCACCGCCTCGAACGCCGCCGCGATCGCCGCGTCCTGCAGCTTCGCGGTGGCGCGCACCAGGTCCAGCTCCTCTTCGGACTTGAGCGCACGGACGGTGTCGACGACGTCGGCGGCTTCGGTGAACGTCGCCGCGTGCAGCTCACGCTGCAGGTACTCGCCGAAGGCCATCGGGATCGTGCCGGTGCCGACCCATCCGATCCGGCCGGTGGCGAACGGCCGCAGCGCGTCGAGCGCGAGCTCCGCAGCGTCGTAGCGGGTGTAGGACACCGAGCTCATGTACGGGCTCGCCAGCGCCCGGCCGACGCCGCGCAGCACCGGGTCGTGGACGGGATCGACCACCAGATCCTCGCCGCGCGCGCCGTGCCGGATGATCGTCATCGGCTCCTCGCGGGGGAACACGACGGTGACCGGGTAGCCGTTGGTCGCCGGGATGTCGGTGAGGTAGCGGATGTAGCCGCCGACGTAGTCGTTGTTCGTCTGCGCCACCAGCACGTCGATCCCGCAGGCGGCCATACCCTCGCGGATCGCGCGCCACCGCCGCTGCAGCTCGGCGGTGCTCACCGGGTGGTTCAGCCGTTCGGACAGCTCGGTTCCGGTCATCGGGCAGCTCCCGTCTTCGCGCCGCTGATCAGGGTGAGCACCTCGGTGCGCAGCTCGGTGAACCGCGGCAGGGCCTTGGTCGTCACCTGGCTGCGCGGCCGGGGCAGGTCGACGTCGAGCGTCCGCAGCACCGTGGTCGGGCGTCCGGACATCACGATCACCCGGTCACCGAGGTACACGGCTTCGTCGATGTCGTGGGTGACCAGCACGATCGTCAGCCCGGCGTCGTGGCGCACCCGCAGCACCAGGTCCTCCAGGTCCGCGCGCGTCTGGGCGTCCACCGACGCGAACGGCTCGTCCATGATGAGGAACTCGGGCCGGTAGGCGATGGCCCGCGCGATCGCGACCCGCTGCTGCATCCCGCCGGAGAGCTGCCACGGGTAGCTGTCGTCGAATCCGTCGAGGCCCACCTCTTCCAGCGC
Protein-coding regions in this window:
- a CDS encoding ABC transporter ATP-binding protein, translated to MLTVEHLRKSYRSAGSELEVLRDISFTVNAGEFVTIVGPSGAGKTTLLRCLSGLLPSSGGKVVLTETGKVIESPPPEVACVFQDYSRSLMPWSKVARNVAIPLKNKIRDRAARRAAVRKALEEVGLDGFDDSYPWQLSGGMQQRVAIARAIAYRPEFLIMDEPFASVDAQTRADLEDLVLRVRHDAGLTIVLVTHDIDEAVYLGDRVIVMSGRPTTVLRTLDVDLPRPRSQVTTKALPRFTELRTEVLTLISGAKTGAAR
- a CDS encoding NAD(P)-dependent oxidoreductase; its protein translation is MTSQVVVSGPDEALPALRAAAPGRVCVVPLPSSGGPAAVRALWDVEFLVLEHQRTDLLPVLGELPALRVVQTLIAGAEWLEPYLPDRVRLSRPAGARDNAVAEWVAAALLGLASGLLLAVREQCQRRWRRTVSAELAGARAVLVGAGSIGRCARDKLAGLGASVTVVARTGRAGVHPVTELDDLVAEADAVVLLVPATAGTAGLVGAGLLARMPDGAVLVNAARGTVVDTAALTAEVLAGRLLAVLDVTDPEPLPPDHPLWTAPGCFLSPHIAGATRQGKARAIEAAADLLARYARGEG
- a CDS encoding M24 family metallopeptidase — its product is MTGTELSERLNHPVSTAELQRRWRAIREGMAACGIDVLVAQTNNDYVGGYIRYLTDIPATNGYPVTVVFPREEPMTIIRHGARGEDLVVDPVHDPVLRGVGRALASPYMSSVSYTRYDAAELALDALRPFATGRIGWVGTGTIPMAFGEYLQRELHAATFTEAADVVDTVRALKSEEELDLVRATAKLQDAAIAAAFEAVAPGMRDSDVAAIAQHTAQSLGSEQGIYWCVSTPLGEPGRIAHPHSQHRVIREGDAFHLMVEVNGPGGMYTEIGRSGVVGRVPDRIAEEYEFCLRAQRFCYGLLRPGAAPADIWAEYNEFLCDNGRPEELRLHCHGQGTDLVERPLIRAEEPMVLAAGMNLACHPRYVLDGFCHWVCDNVIIGDDGVEELHKFDKRLAELG
- a CDS encoding alpha-hydroxy acid oxidase gives rise to the protein MNRAGNIAELRERARRRVPRPVFDLVEGGAEDEVTLRRNVEAFRATRLLPSALAMPGERDTAVRIFGDRLASPILLAPTGAARVLHGDAEMAVARAAAARDTVYVQGMVGSFTLEQVAAAAPGPRWYQLYLWPDRAAVRALLDRVAAAGYRALVVTVDSAVFGNRERDRRNGFTVPMRFGPRMALHCATRPSWAVDIARGHLRRRGSRHGRVAPHAMQRDMLRSLYPVTARDLADLRAWWSGPLVVKGVLRPADCRVLLDHGADGIVVSNHGGRQLDRAPATIEALAGVVAEVAGHAEVFLDGGVRRGTDVLAALATGARAVLIGRPYLYGLAAGGQAGVERVLQILTSELDRAMALTACARIEDIDHRVLATTIAGALTVAHPPAGAGTPRPGVDPRTG